A window of Gasterosteus aculeatus chromosome 9, fGasAcu3.hap1.1, whole genome shotgun sequence contains these coding sequences:
- the sorbs2a gene encoding sorbin and SH3 domain-containing protein 2 isoform X7, producing MNTGTDSHSSDLDSWRSRSATDGLKNGDASSSSLAAKGFRSVRPNLQDKKSPTQEINHVPLPPPRRESFHFSPTGTNPPGYGSLVARANDFIPRTLTFTQNEKGESLTVRSTSSYSYSESTNSVQHSHQSPLLDAISSCTAPTPTNSQAQERKVSALKLTPVTIPDPPAHTQRPKTRTPGSPPLTHPPPRGGPTASQPLTQAASPAGRSGPESLEPSGDTAALEGPDRAPGEAKSPAPAQVEITKAPPALPPRPSPAVLLGQVLSHAMNGSAPQRPLSPLSYPPPPTSLHPTLQRHSRGSEGSESLARESVVLGHTSVSGMVPIARFSEEEKRVSVIKAPHYEGIGPVDDSGIPIAIRTTVDRPKDWYKTMFKQIHKVHKADDDYSDTYNATYAVINSDDYSLSSNPTMAHPAPRTHTYRPLAKCPSDNGGRLGPREPPPSPVPPPPPPMPSLLQLRARDSDRERDSPDANEWGPPNRKVDTRKYRAEPKSIFEYEPGRSSILEHERPTSLHIAPADKAPERPASAASDYRKRRKSEPTSSQVNAQSQSRAATSPKPVDAYRPSSSLKKPVVHSSPSSPSRAKGGAACNMYSNSLTSPGPQQRPDLPPLPSDPVHCHEEASLESSSASNQSVCGKNSWQTKCQDAETWSSADEVPPVPGKLKSRSCDDLLNDGHSGSGGRNATRSESAGSLVCDGNPPSSVGSISTSSLPRLHRRRAHDSPGFLQLYRKMHQIDRAHLIPSEVIRSVRARILELERQPHLHRHRLSPWTPSWGMEVPRDMVPSRISTYESLISKSKSMPNLGDTEVPSGATTPGGSSSRASSGGVATPSFPKRRFSIESLLEEDGNGGAVPHAMDHRHRPRSPPEGQPRVGPEPSRVRSFPAPPVPQGPRANHDYSDSEQDAVASDLSDFIQVEGSSFCSESDFDHCSLTSSESLYGSSNLHHHHLRHQQHHHHLHHHHPAHQSLGQSQGYQHRHLISSCKGRCPASYTRFTTMLRHERERARQQLQRPSQQSAGSRSQIQSSQSQQSMSKLAFLVSPVPFRRKKGSPPTSRRSSGGAERGGRPKSKQAIYEALDAALRDIYEHIQAERGHRGSRAPDDSILRRILAELLPNVPERSSSLRGRRGCWQGGQSSTSLYPDGSPTEYASHRGDPSTPRLQSPLGYGRHSDSSNNNEYAEEQGNGNGLCYSDQDVSRCYSTMDGRHTPQSRRPATDREVSHKQMTQLILFSLLHQKQPARAIYDFKAQTAKELTFKKGDAVNIIRQIDNNWYEGEHRGQVGILPISYVERMPSSEKQQPIRPPPPAHVREIGEGVARYNFNADTNVELSLRKGERVVVIRQVDQNWYEGRIPDTSKQGIFPVSYIDIVKRSTSKSSSHHIDPHGYPGNRTPSSTPTKPPYHLPPPSATRDLPSGRPPLRRLDLQAITSEWLSLTLEPSASAPAYPPATTPAPPTPPPLPAALASFLKAEEPNAPSPAQSKRESALTHQRFSITPAGRLALGHTPFSPLPPPPPVPHPPFSSPLPDSLLQYNSGKAQPLHILQPEILSLTMPEPLTSPAQAPLQDKSYLEVDKSSKVPDVKLQVKDPYDELLSMILDGSTGLDFPRLSPVDSPAAKPTGESQSRFKPKAEGSQPDVKPAAVTPASDSAGDRLAVQFHRPVAMDPIAWGAQSKTVNEPQRPPSMTGRGYTELFIEEDDDAREDRGEDVDGLNGGLGPQADVSPSTLTRLPPSDLSSPSAPAPQSSLPPPSPSSFTPSSFSTSSFTPTSSLTSSLTPLSMSSLTSSFIPSLSSSTFTPSSSFVPSSSSCSQSEQQPRSAIPPTPPVSPRPPSRPHLMTSERSSASAPSSPPPLRSPPAPPQLPVTHPPSLLCFSHLVESIPAPTPPKPASPPLATPRSPPTVPRPGCRSPKVKQDPVVGGKPPRSPILSRRSYLSSVRGRRRLVQDALQGGGDPYQAVYNYLPRNEDELELKEGDVVNVMEKCDDGWFVGTSRHSKLFGTFPGNYVKQL from the exons ATGAATACAG GGACTGATTCTCACTCATCAGACTTGG ATTCTTGGCGGTCGCGCAGTGCAACAGATGGCCTTAAGAATGGAGACGCCAGCAGCTCATCTCTTGCTGCCAAAGGTTTCCGCAGTGTCAGACCCAACCTGCAGGACAAAAAGTCACCAACGCAG GAAATCAATCATGTGCCATTGCCGCCCCCCAGAAGAGAGAGTTTCCACTTCTCTCCCACGGGCACTAATCCGCCAGGCTACGGCTCCCTTGTCGCGCGGGCGAATGATTTTATCCCACGGACGCTAACGTTCACGCAGAATGAGAAGGGCGAGTCCCTCACTGTCCGCAGCACGTCCTCCTACTCTTACTCAGAGAGCACAAACTCAGTCCAACATTCACACCAGTCCCCTCTCCTGGATGCCATTAGCAGCTGTACTGCACCCACCCCCACTAACTCACAGGCCCAGGAGAGAAAGGTGTCGGCCCTCAAACTAACCCCTGTCACCATCCCGGACCCCCCGGCTCACACACAACGACCCAAGACCCGGACCCCGGGTTCCCCTCCGCTTACTCACCCACCTCCGCGAGGGGGTCCCACCGCGTCCCAACCCCTGACACAGGCCGCGTCGCCCGCGGGCCGCTCGGGCCCGGAGAGCCTCGAACCTTCAGGCGACACAGCGGCGCTCGAGGGCCCGGATCGAGCCCCCGGTGAAGCCAAGAGCCCGGCGCCAGCCCAGGTGGAGATAACCAAGGCTCCTCCTGCACTTCCACCGAGACCTTCTCCGGCAGTGCTGTTG GGCCAGGTCCTCTCTCACGCTATGAATGGAAGTGCTCCTCAGaggcccctctctcctctctcctatcctccgccccccacctccctccacccGACGCTCCAGAGACACAGCCGAGGTTCAG AGGGCAGCGAGTCCCTTGCCAGAGAGTCCGTGGTTCTGGGCCACACGAGCGTCAGCGGCATGGTGCCCATCGCTCGCTTctccgaggaggagaagagggtgtCGGTCATCAAAGCCCCGCACTACGAAGGCATCGGCCCTGTGGACGACTCCGGCATCCCCATCGCCATCCGCACG ACGGTGGATAGGCCGAAGGATTGGTACAAAACTATGTTCAAGCAGATCCACAAGGTTCACAAAGCCG ATGATGACTATTCTGACACATACAACGCAACGTATGCGGTCATAAACAGCG ATGACTACAGCCTCTCATCCAACCCCACCATGGCCCACCCCGCTCCCCGGACACACACGTACAGGCCGCTGGCCAAATGCCCCTCGGACAACGGAGGGCGTCTGGGCCCCCGTGAGCCTCCGCCGtcccctgtgccccccccacctccgcccATGCCatccctcctccagctgagggccAGAGACAGCGATCGCGAGAGAGACTCGCCTGACGC GAACGAATGGGGTCCTCCCAACAGGAAGGTGGACACGCGGAAGTACCGCGCCGAGCCCAAGAGTATTTTTGAGTATGAGCCCGGAAGGTCTTCCATTTTGGAGCATGAAAGACCA ACATCCCTGCACATCGCTCCTGCTGACAAGGCTCCCGAGAGGCCGGCGAG TGCTGCGAGCGActacaggaagaggaggaagtccGAGCCCACAAGTTCCCAAGTCAATGCTCAGTCTCAGAGCAGAGCTGCAACCTCCCCTAAACCAGTGGATGCCTACAGACCCAGCAGCAGCCTAAAGAAACCAGTGGTTCATTCCTCACCATCCTCGCCCTCCAGAGCCAAAG GTGGGGCCGCATGTAACATGTATTCAAACAGCTTGACCTCCCCAGGGCCTCAGCAACGCCCCGATCTCCCCCCTTTACCCTCTGACCCCGTCCATTGCCACGAGGAGGCCAGCCTAGAAAGCAGCTCCGCCTCTAATCAGTCCGTCTGCGGTAAGAACAGCTGGCAGACGAAATGCCAGGACGCCGAGACGTGGAGCAGCGCAGATGAGGTACCGCCGGTCCCCGGCAAGCTCAAGTCACGCAGCTGCGATGACTTACTCAACGATGGGCATTCCGGCTCAGGCGGGCGCAACGCCACCCGCTCAGAAAGTGCCGGGTCCCTCGTCTGCGACGGGAATCCCCCGAGCTCTGTCGGGTCCATCTCCACCAGCTCGCTGCCTCGCCTCCACCGCCGACGCGCGCACGACTCACCGGGCTTCCTCCAGCTCTATCGCAAGATGCACCAGATCGACCGAGCTCACCTCATCCCGTCGGAAGTCATCCGCTCGGTCCGCGCTCGCATCCTGGAGCTGGAGCGCCAGCCCCACCTGCATCGCCATCGCCTCTCTCCCTGGACGCCGTCCTGGGGCATGGAGGTGCCGCGCGACATGGTGCCGAGCCGCATTTCTACATACGAGAGTCTCATTTCAAAGTCCAAATCCATGCCGAACTTGGGCGATACCGAGGTGCCTTCAGGCGCCACCACCCCAGGTGGATCGTCGTCTCGAGCCAGCAGCGGGGGCGTCGCCACGCCCAGTTTTCCGAAGCGCCGTTTTTCCATCGAGTCTCTATTGGAGGAAGACGGCAACGGCGGAGCAGTTCCTCACGCCATGGACCACCGGCACCGACCCCGCAGCCCGCCCGAGGGTCAGCCTCGAGTCGGGCCGGAGCCCAGCCGCGTGCGTTCCTTCCCCGCTCCTCCCGTCCCTCAAGGCCCGCGAGCCAACCACGACTACTCTGACAGCGAGCAAGACGCCGTCGCGTCCGACCTCAGCGACTTCATCCAGGTGGAGGGCTCCTCCTTCTGCAGCGAGAGTGACTTCGACCACTGCTCGCTGACCTCGTCCGAGAGCCTGTACGGCTCCTCCaaccttcaccaccaccacctccgtcatcagcagcaccaccatcacctccaccaccaccaccctgctCACCAAAGTTTAGGCCAGAGCCAGGGCTACCAACACCGCCACCTCATCAGCTCGTGCAAAGGCCGCTGCCCGGCCTCTTACACCCGCTTCACCACCATGCTTCGCcacgagagagagcgagcgcgcCAGCAGCTCCAGAGACCCTCGCAGCAGAGCGCCGGCAGCCGCTCCCAAATCCAGAGCTCCCAGTCCCAGCAGTCGATGTCCAAGCTGGCCTTCCTGGTCAGCCCAGTGCCTTTCCGCAGGAAAAAGGGCTCCCCGCCCACCTCCAGAAGAAGCAGTGGCGGCGCAGAGCGAGGAGGCAGACCCAAGTCCAAACAGGCCATTTACGAAGCGCTAGACGCGGCCCTCAGAGACATTTACGAGCACATTCAAGCGGAGCGAGGCCACAGAGGAAGCAGGGCTCCCGACGACAGCATCCTGAGGAGAATACTCGCCGAACTGCTGCCAAACGTGCCTGAGCGAAGCTCCTCGCTgcgtgggaggagggggtgttggCAAGGGGGCCAGTCCTCCACATCTTTGTACCCAGATGGGAGCCCCACAGAATACGCCTCGCACAGAGGGGACCCCTCCACGCCGCGGCTACAGTCACCGCTCGGCTACGGACGCCACTCGGACAGCTCAAACAATAACGAATATGCAGAGGAGCAGGGCAATGGAAATGGTCTCTGTTATTCAG ACCAGGATGTCTCCAGGTGTTATTCCACCATGGACGGACGCCACACACCCCAGAGCAGAAGGCCCGCGACTGACCGAGAG GTCTCCCATAAACAGATGACACAACTTATTctgttctctctcctccatcagaAACAGCCTGCGAGAGCCATTTATGATTTTAAGGCACAAACGGCTAA GGAGCTGACTTTTAAGAAGGGTGATGCGGTGAACATCATCCGGCAGATAGACAACAACTGGTATGAAGGAGAGCACCGCGGGCAGGTTGGGATCTTACCCATTTCCTACGTGGAG AGGATGCCGTCGTCAGAGAAGCAGCAGCCGATTCGTCCTCCTCCGCCCGCACACGTCAGAGAGATTGGAGAGGGAGTGGCTCGCTACAACTTCAATGCTGACACTAATGTGGAGCTGTCGCTGAGAAAG ggcgAGAGAGTGGTTGTGATAAGGCAGGTGGACCAGAACTGGTACGAGGGGAGGATCCCGGACACAAGCAAACAAGGCATTTTTCCCGTCTCATATATTGACATCGTCAAGCGCTCCACGTCCAAGAGTTCCAGCCACCACATAGACCCACACGGTTACCCTGGCAACAGGACACCAAGCTCTACACCCACCAAG CCTCCCTaccacctccctccaccctccgcCACTCGTGACCTCCCCTCCGGTCGCCCCCCGTTGAGAAGGCTTGACCTGCAAGCTATCACCAGCGAGTGGCTGTCACTCACTTTGGAACCTTCAGCGTCCGCTCCAGCTTACCCCCCCGCGACCACGCCTGCACCGCCcacaccgccccccctccccgctgccCTCGCCTCTTTCCTGAAGGCAGAGGAACCCAATGCCCCCTCACCTGCACAATCAAAGAGAGAGTCTGCCCTGACGCACCAGAGATTTTCCATAACTCCTGCAGGGAGACTTGCTTTAGGCCAcacccctttctctcctcttcctcccccccctccggtTCCACAtccccccttttcctctccaCTGCCTGACTCTTTATTGCAATACAACAGTGGCAAAGCTCAACCATTACACATTTTGCAGCCTGAGATTTTGTCCCTCACAATGCCAGAGCCACTAACCTCCCCCGCACAAGCTCCTCTGCAGGACAAGTCGTATTTGGAAGTGGACAAAAGCAGCAAAGTCCCCGATGTCAAGCTGCAGGTAAAGGACCCCTATGACGAGCTGTTGTCCATGATTCTGGATGGTTCCACCGGCTTAGACTTTCCAAGATTGTCTCCGGTAGATTCCCCTGCAGCCAAGCCAACCGGTGAATCCCAGAGCAGGTTTAAGCCAAAAGCTGAGGGTTCTCAGCCGGATGTGAAGCCTGCAGCAGTAACGCCAGCCAGTGACTCGGCTGGCGACCGCTTAGCGGTGCAGTTCCACCGGCCTGTCGCAATGGACCCCATCGCTTGGGGGGCGCAGTCAAAAACTGTGAACGAGCCTCAGAGGCCCCCGTCGATGACAGGAAGGGGATATACCGAGTTGTTCATTGAGGAAGACGATGACGCtagagaggacagaggggaggatGTTGACGGTTTAAATGGGGGACTCGGCCCACAG GCTGATGTCTCTCCCTCCACTTTGACACGGCTCCCCCCCTCcgacctctcctccccctcagcaCCGGCACCCCAATCCTCTTTACCTCCGCCATCTCCATCCTCTTTtactccttcttctttttctacaTCTTCTTTTACTCCTACTTCATCTTTAACTTCTTCTTTAACTCCTCTTTCTATGTCTTCTCTTACTTCATCTTTTATTCCTTCTTTATCTTCATCTACTTTTACTCCTTCGTCTTCTTTTGTTCCCTCCTCGTCTTCTTGCTCACAGTCAGAGCAGCAGCCTCGTAGCGCCATCCCTCCCACGCCCCCCGTCTCCCCTCGTCCCCCGTCCCGTCCTCACCTCATGACGTCGGAGCGTTCTTCGGCCTCGGCGCCGTCCTCGCCTCCCCCCCTGCGCtcccctcccgctcctccaCAGCTCCCTGTCACTCACCCCCCGAGCTTACTCTGCTTCTCACATCTGGTTGAATCCATCCCGGCCCCGACCCCCCCTAAGcccgcctctcctcccctcgCCACTCCGCGCTCTCCTCCCACTGTCCCCCGTCCAGGATGTAGGTCCCCCAAGGTGAAG CAGGATCCAGTTGTCGGTGGTAAACCCCCTCGTAGCCCCATCTTGTCCCGGAGGTCCTATCTGTCCTCGGTTAGAGGTCGCCGG CGATTGGTGCAGGATGCTCTCCAGGGTGGAGGAGATCC GTACCAGGCCGTGTACAACTACCTGCCTCGCAACGAGGACGAGCTGGAGCTGAAGGAGGGCGACGTTGTAAATGTGATGGAGAAGTGTGACGATGGCTGGTTCGTTG gGACGTCTCGACACAGCAAGTTGTTTGGAACCTTTCCAGGAAACTACGTGAAACAGCTATAA